From one Pecten maximus chromosome 8, xPecMax1.1, whole genome shotgun sequence genomic stretch:
- the LOC117332265 gene encoding C-factor-like produces MSIAPRAVLITGASRGLGLEFVRQIVCLSTPPKYLFATCRNPDSATSLQDIAKTHSCIKVMKFDVCDFSSYSNLKENISSILEGEGLNLVVCNAGILVRSSFTDTTPDVMTSVYTTNAIAPMILVQTFGPLLKLAAQKSSEKGMSWRKAAVVNVSSILGSVESTSSGGMYPHRASKAALNMITKTQSIDLKADEILAVAVHPGWVRTDMGGQAAPVSPTESVQGMLGVFSTLSEDTSGRLFNYTGEILPW; encoded by the exons ATGTCGATCGCTCCACGTGCAGTTTTGATCACTGGTGCAAGTAGGGGTCTGGGATTGGAATTCGTCAGACAGATCGTCTGCCTTTCAACGCCACCAAAATATTTGTTCGCAACATGTCGGAACCCAGATTCGGCAACG TCTCTTCAAGACATTGCTAAGACACATTCCTGTATAAAGGTGATGAAATTCG ATGTATGCGACTTCAGTAGCTACAGTAACCTGAAGGAGAACATTTCCTCGATACTAGAAGGTGAAGGCCTTAACTTAGTTGTGTGTAATGCTGGCATCCTAGTTCGGTCAAGTTTCACGGACACCACTCCAGATGTGATGACGTCAGTGTATACAACAAACGCCATAGCACCGATGATTCTTGTGCAG ACTTTCGGACCGCTCCTTAAACTAGCGGCACAGAAATCGTCGGAGAAAGGAATGTCCTGGCGAAAAGCCGCCGTGGTGAACGTATCGTCAATTCTGGGGTCTGTGGAGAGTACCAGCAGTGGTGGTATGTACCCACACCGGGCTTCAAAG GCGGCACTGAACATGATAACGAAAACCCAGAGCATTGATTTGAAAGCGGATGAGATTCTAGCTGTTGCCGTCCATCCAGGTTGGGTTCGTACTGATATGGGAGGCCAGGCAGCCCCTGTCTCTCCGACTGAGAGTGTCCAAGGTATGCTCGGCGTCTTCTCCACACTGTCCGAGGATACCAGTGGTAGGCTGTTTAACTATACGGGTGAAATCCTGCCGTGGTAA